The genomic DNA GGTGCCCCTTGAACCGCTCCACCAGCCGGTACAGATCCCGTCCCACCACCTCCAGCCGCCGCGTCCCTTCCCCGCGCCGGGCGTCCGCATAGCAGGACTCTTCCCCGTGCCGTTTGAGCACCCCGGCCTCCACGCTGTCATGAAGCTGCCGATGCCCCTTGCGCAACGCCCGCAGGAATACCCGGATCGTCTCGCAGATCAGTCCCAAGCGGCTCAGCCGCGCGAAATTAGACAGGATGTGCGTTGAATCCAGCCGCTGCCGGTCCACGCGCACCCCCAGCGCGGCAATAAGTTCGTCAGTCACCAGGCGGAACACCCTCTGCCCGTCCTCGCTCTGCATCAGCTTCGCGCGAAAATTGTGCAGCGTCTTCTGGCATAGGTGGGATTCTTCCGGCCTCAGTTCGAAGGCGTAGTGCCAGCGCAGATCGAAATCCAGCGCTCCCAGCGCTTCCTCGTCGGTCAGGTCGCTGGCCTCCTTCAGGATCAAGGTCCCCAGCACCAGCGCCACGGCCCGGTTCGGACGCCCTGTCCCCTCGTCGTAGAACTTCGCGAATTGCGGCTCCATGCGCAGCAGGATCGGCAAGGCCTGCTTGTGGAAGGGCCCAGCCCAGCTCTTCTCGCAAGCCTCTTGTTTGGCCCGGGGCATCAGCCCACTGGCGTCAAACATGTCTCGTTGCGGGTCCGTGGCTCGGAACATGGCTTTCTCCGTACGCGCGCGTACGGAGAATCTACCACATTTGCTCGACGCCGTTACCGAGCGCCCGGCGGCCGTTTGCCGGGCGCAACCGGCCGGAGCGCCAGCGCAGGCCGGCAAACACGAGGTCCGCCCACTACAAGCCGTGGCAGTAGAGCCAGGCTTTGCCGGCCTGGAGCGCCTTGCGCCAGCGGGGCAGCCGGTGCCGGTGGAAGAGGACCCGGAACTCGTCTTTGCGGATGTCCTCCAGCAGGGCCTCGTAGATGTGGGCCATGACCTCGGCCGGCAGGAGAGCCGGCCGGTCGCGGAAGTCCACCAGGCTGCGGGCCCGGCGGTAGTAGGTCTGGGCCCGGCGATAGAGGATCTGCATGAGGCGGTCGAAGGCCGCGCTGTGGTCGCGCAGCAAGAGCTGCTGCTCGGTGTAGCCCGCCTCCTTCATGTCGCTGGCCGGGATGTAGACGCGGCCGAGCTCCAGGTCCGCGCCC from Elusimicrobiota bacterium includes the following:
- a CDS encoding transposase, yielding MPRAKQEACEKSWAGPFHKQALPILLRMEPQFAKFYDEGTGRPNRAVALVLGTLILKEASDLTDEEALGALDFDLRWHYAFELRPEESHLCQKTLHNFRAKLMQSEDGQRVFRLVTDELIAALGVRVDRQRLDSTHILSNFARLSRLGLICETIRVFLRALRKGHRQLHDSVEAGVLKRHGEESCYADARRGEGTRRLEVVGRDLYRLVERFKGHRAVSQMEEFRLLARLFAEQCEMTEQKQTPKDDDDDGGEGPV